In Arachis stenosperma cultivar V10309 chromosome 1, arast.V10309.gnm1.PFL2, whole genome shotgun sequence, one DNA window encodes the following:
- the LOC130963598 gene encoding uncharacterized protein LOC130963598 isoform X4: protein MANSGTKFVSVNLNKSYGQQSHHLHNNHSASFGSGRTNRPSSGHGGAGGGGGMVVLSRPRSSHKAGPKLSVPPPLNLPSLRKEHERFDSLGSGVGPAGASGSGTGSRPASSGLGWTKPATITAGEKEAPVEHALDGFDQGLRSGEGFGRGGSVYMPPAARSGPVGPTAAPVLPQPTVEKAAVLRGEDFPSLRAATLVSSTSGPAQKSKEKENSIQKLKNSGDESNVSGDQRKDESVVELHQQQRHSQFSIARGGGIGIGGEFGESGNGTRGGFGGSRGSAGEHGGRKQQDEYFPGPLPLVRLNPRSDWADDERDTSHGFTERSRGEGSRDHGLSLKSEAYWDFDMPRVGLLPHNNKHGFDKRGQLRDNEAGKVSSSEVSKLDHYDRNGVGVGVGVGVGVRPSSSGSRNLGKDNKYVPSPFRDNVNGDSGKRDMGYGQGQGGKPWSSNMTDSYGDRNNNAQQYNRNRVDSVQSSVSKSSFSLGGKGLPVNDPLLNFGREKRTLQKSEKAFMEDPFGASGFDGRDIFSSGLVGVVKKKKDMLKQTDFHDPVRESFEAELERVQRMQEQERQRVIEEQERALELARREEEERLRQAREQEERQRRLEEEAREAAWRAEQERVEALRKVEEQRIAREEEKQRMILEEERRKQAARQKLLELEQRIARRQAEASKVGNSSQLVDEKMSGVVNEKDASRATDVGDWEDSERMVDRILTSASSDSSSVNRPLETGSRPNFSRDVSSAFIDRGKPVNSWKRDAYDNWGSSAFYSQDQENGHNSPRRDPSIGGKAFMRKEYNGGAGFMSSRTYYKGVSEAPLDEYAHLRGQRWHQSGDGDHVGRSTDNDSDFHESFVERFGEGWTQGRSHPFPPYTERPYHNSEPEGPFALGRSRYSVRQPRVLPPPSLSSVHRPYRNGNEFTGPSAFLENEIRYDQAARTESTLPTGYDNVNRGQTEVVDALQEATVNENHKGDTTTGCDSQSSLSVSSPPSSPTHLSHDDLDESGVSPGILTAEESKNVLSAPENESNEIPTIAGNENVVTSSAVSSGDDDEWTNENNEQFQEQEEYDEDEDYQEEDEVHEGDDNVDLNQEFEDMHLQEKGLPHMMDNLVLGFDDGVQVGMPNEEFERTSKNEEPTFMGQQADGINLEERASFDDASNDGKGLQTVNDSSQVNLNSSSSLFHEPEKQNQDLLIQPSNAHSSVASESLGNVEASNGMSTHHSTSTSVPIAPHYSSSGQTIISNVAVTPNQADVPIKLQFGLFSGPSLIPSPVPAIQIGSIQMPLHLHPQGLMPLGHQSMSFVQPNIPSGFSFNHNPGGRMQVQTGSEASDSFIKDGIRQHSVGSQPGNARSLPQGSQPSENAENIAGIKQAQIGTPHDGTDSARTAAGFQLDKQVSQNVVRKSSSASSSAKESEGLSLSRDASFHSLSKERDFVESKAHYPPSGGRGKRYVFTVKTSGYRSSGPAPRASRPDAGGYMRRPRRNIQRTEFRVRESADKKQSSSLVLTDQTGLDNKSNINGKGAGISGRAGPRRAFLNKSGKQSVESATENLHGMDSGSRFEKVDGKDSTKAQSFSHSGQSNLKRNLCSEEDVDAPLQSGIIRVFEQPGIEAPSDEDDFIEVRSKRQMLNDRREQREKEIKAKSRVAKVPRKSRSTSQSSMANSSKGPLPVGEVANSIPSDFVPAEGRGMTNIDVSSGFNSSMPSQSLAPIGTPPLKIDAQPDVRSQLNRSLQTSFPVVSGGEKDPGPGVIFESKNKVLDNVQTSLGSWGNAQINQQVMPLTQTQLDEAMKPQQCDSQTPVSNVTAIVNESSLPTSSILTKEKTFSSAASPINSLLAGEKIQFGAVTSPTILPPSSRAVSHGIGPPRSSRSDMQISHNLAGSDNDCSLFFNKEKHGDESHGHLEDCEAEAEAAASAVAVAAISSDEIVGNGLGTCSVTVTDGKGFVAADIDRVAAVALAGVGEQQSASQSRSDEPLSVSLPADLSVETPPISLWPPLPSSQNSSGQMISHFPSIPPHFPSGPPSHFPFYEMNPMMGGPVFAFGPHDESASTTQSQTQKTTTSAASRSIGSWQQCHSGVESFYGPPTGFTGPFITPPGGIPGVQGPPHMVVYNHFAPVGQFGQVGLSFMGTTYIPSGKQPDWKHIPTSSAIGPGEGDMNSMNMASSQRNPANMPSPIQHLAPGSPLMPMASPLAMFDVSPFQPSTDMSVQARWPHVPNSPLSSIPLSMPMQQQEGVQTTQFNHGPSVDQPLNIQRFTNSRTSTPSEGDRSFPRAADVNQLPDELGLVDASNPTAAKAEQNVVNKTPSLINIADAGEVSAQNGKGTKSNNQGASSAFKSQPSQQNISTLHYDNSSGHGHYQRGSVSQRNSSGGEWSHRRYQGRNQSMGTTDKSFPSSKVKQIYVAKQTIGGASSTS, encoded by the exons ATGGCCAATTCCGGCACCAAATTCGTCTCTGTGAATCTGAACAAATCCTATGGGCAGCAATCTCACCACCTCCACAACAACCACTCCGCCTCCTTCGGATCGGGCAGGACTAACCGTCCCTCCTCCGGCCACGGCGGCGCAGGCGGCGGAGGAGGCATGGTGGTCCTCTCGAGGCCTCGCAGCTCGCACAAGGCAGGGCCTAAGCTCTCCGTCCCGCCCCCCTTGAACCTCCCTTCGCTTCGCAAGGAGCACGAGCGGTTCGATTCGCTGGGATCCGGCGTTGGTCCAGCCGGTGCTTCTGGTTCGGGAACCGGGTCCAGACCTGCCTCCTCCGGTTTGGGATGGACCAAGCCTGCTACAATCACTGCCGGGGAGAAAGAAGCGCCTGTGGAGCACGCGCTGGATGGATTCGACCAGGGATTGAGGTCCGGCGAAGGGTTTGGCCGCGGTGGCAGCGTGTATATGCCGCCGGCTGCTCGATCCGGTCCTGTGGGACCCACTGCCGCCCCTGTTTTGCCTCAGCCTACTGTGGAGAAGGCTGCCGTGCTGAGAGGGGAGGATTTTCCTTCATTGCGTGCTGCCACCTTGGTTTCATCCACTTCTGGGCCGGCACAGAAGAGcaaggagaaggagaattcgaTTCAGAAGCTGAAGAATTCAGGTGATGAAAGTAATGTATCTGGTGATCAGAGGAAGGACGAGTCAGTTGTTGAGCTTCATCAGCAGCAGCGTCACTCTCAGTTCAGTATTGCGCGAGGTGGTGGAATTGGAATTGGGGGCGAGTTTGGTGAGAGTGGAAATGGAACTCGAGGTGGTTTTGGTGGTTCTCGAGGCAGTGCAGGGGAACATGGGGGCCGGAAGCAGCAGGATGAGTATTTTCCTGGTCCGTTGCCCCTTGTTCGGTTGAATCCGAGGTCTGATTGGGCTGACGATGAGCGAGACACGAGTCATGGATTCACAGAACGGAGCAGGGGAGAAGGAAGCAGGGATCATGGGCTTTCTTTGAAGAGTGAGGCTTATTGGGATTTTGATATGCCGAGGGTTGGCTTGTTGCCACACAATAATAAACATGGTTTTGACAAGAGGGGACAGCTAAGGGACAATGAAGCTGGAAAGGTTTCCTCCAGTGAAGTTTCTAAGCTGGACCATTATGATAGGaatggtgttggtgttggtgttggtgttggtgttggtgtgAGACCATCATCCAGTGGGAGTAGAAATTTGGGGAAGGATAACAAGTACGTTCCATCCCCTTTCAGAGATAATGTTAATGGTGATTCTGGAAAGAGGGACATGGGGTATGGTCAGGGACAGGGAGGGAAGCCATGGAGTAGTAACATGACTGACTCATATGGTGACCGAAATAATAATGCACAACAGTACAATAGAAATAGAGTTGATTCTGTCCAGAGCTCAGTGTCGAAGTCTTCATTTTCCTTGGGAGGTAAAGGGCTTCCGGTTAATGATCCTCTGCTCAATTTTGGTAGAGAGAAACGTACATTGCAGAAGTCTGAAAAGGCTTTCATGGAGGATCCATTTGGAGCTTCTGGTTTTGATGGTAGGGATATATTCTCGTCTGGTCTTGTTGGGgtagtgaagaagaagaaggataTGCTTAAGCAAACTGATTTCCATGATCCTGTCAGGGAATCATTTGAGGCTGAGCTTGAAAGAGTTCAGAGGATGCAAGAACAGGAGCGGCAGCGAGTAATTGAAGAGCAAGAAAGGGCATTAGAATTGGCTCGCAGAGAAGAGGAGGAAAGATTGAGGCAAGCTAGAGAACAGGAGGAGAGGCAGAGGAGATTGGAAGAAGAAGCAAGAGAGGCAGCTTGGAGAGCAGAACAAGAAAGGGTTGAAGCTTTGCGGAAGGTAGAAGAGCAGAGGATTGCAAGGGAAGAAGAGAAACAAAGGATGATTTTAGAGGAAGAGAGGAGGAAACAAGCTGCTAGACAAAAACTTCTAGAATTGGAGCAAAGGATTGCTAGGAGGCAGGCTGAAGCATCAAAAGTTGGTAATAGTTCTCAACTTGTAGATGAGAAGATGTCCGGGGTAGTGAACGAAAAAGATGCATCTAGAGCTACGGATGTGGGTGATTGGGAGGATAGTGAACGAATGGTTGACAGGATATTAACTTCGGCATCTTCTGATTCATCAAGTGTGAATAGGCCATTGGAGACGGGCTCTAGACCTAATTTCTCTAGAGATGTTTCTTCTGCTTTTATTGATAGGGGAAAACCAGTTAATTCATGGAAGAGAGATGCATATGATAATTGGGGTAGCTCAGCCTTCTATTCACAGGACCAGGAGAATGGTCACAACAGTCCTCGAAGGGATCCATCAATTGGTGGAAAGGCATTTATGAGGAAAGAATATAATGGTGGTGCCGGATTTATGTCATCAAGGACTTATTACAAAGGTGTTTCGGAGGCTCCTTTAGATGAATATGCTCATTTAAGAGGGCAGAGGTGGCATCAATCTGGAGATGGCGATCATGTAGGCAGAAGTACAGATAATGATTCGGATTTTCATGAAAGCTTTGTTGAAAGATTTGGTGAAGGTTGGACACAGGGCCGTTCTCATCCATTTCCTCCATACACTGAGCGTCCATATCACAATTCAGAACCTGAGGGACCTTTTGCCTTGGGGAGGTCACGGTATTCGGTCAGGCAGCCCCGTGTTCTTCCCCCACCTTCTTTATCTTCTGTGCACAGACCTTACAGGAATGGGAATGAGTTTACTGGTCCTTCTGCTTTCCTGGAAAATGAGATTCGGTATGATCAGGCAGCCAGGACTGAGTCTACGCTGCCAACTGGTTATGACAACGTGAATCGTGGACAAACTGAGGTAGTTGATGCCCTACAAGAGGCTACTGTGAATGAGAACCATAAAGGCGATACCACAACAGGTTGTGATTCTCAGTCTTCGCTCTCTGTTTCAAGCCCCCCAAGTTCTCCTACTCATCTGTCTCATGATGATTTAGATGAATCTGGAGTTTCTCCTGGGATATTGACTGCTGAGGAAAGTAAAAATGTGCTTTCTGCTCCAGAAAATGAATCAAATGAAATACCTACCATAGCTGGAAATGAGAATGTTGTCACTTCTTCTGCTGTCTCAagtggtgatgatgatgaatggACTAATGAGAATAATGAGCAGTTCCAGGAGCAAGAAGAAtatgatgaagatgaagattaTCAGGAAGAAGATGAAGTGCATGAAGGAGATGATAATGTCGACCTCAATCAGGAATTTGAAGATATGCATTTGCAGGAGAAAGGATTGCCCCACATGATGGATAACCTAGTGTTAGGATTTGATGATGGTGTCCAGGTTGGGATGCCCAATGAGGAGTTTGAAAGGACTTCTAAAAATGAAGAACCCACATTTATGGGTCAACAGGCTGATGGCATTAATCTTGAAGAACGTGCTTCTTTTGATGATGCATCCAATGATGGCAAAGGCCTTCAAACTGTCAATGATTCCTCACAGGTGAATCTTAATAGTTCTTCTAGTTTGTTCCATGAACCAGAGAAGCAAAATCAAGATTTGCTCATTCAGCCTAGCAATGCTCATTCTTCTGTGGCATCTGAGAGTCTAGGCAATGTGGAAGCTTCTAATGGCATGTCTACTCATCACAGTACATCGACTTCAGTTCCTATTGCCCCGCACTACTCGTCTTCAGGCCAGACTATTATTTCCAACGTAGCTGTTACTCCTAATCAAGCAGACGTACCCATTAAACTCCAGTTTGGCCTTTTCTCTGGTCCATCTTTGATACCCTCACCTGTACCTGCCATACAGATTGGTTCTATACAGATGCCGCTACACCTTCATCCACAG GGGTTAATGCCTCTGGGTCATCAGTCAATGTCGTTTGTTCAGCCTAATATTCCATCTGGTTTCTCTTTTAATCATAATCCGGGAGGTCGAATGCAAGTTCAAACTGGTTCAGAAGCATCCGATTCTTTTATTAAAGATGGGATCAGGCAGCATTCTGTTGGCAGCCAACCAGGTAATGCTAGGAGCTTACCACAAGGTTCCCAACCAAGTGAGAATGCAGAAAATATAGCTGGAATAAAGCAGGCTCAGATTGGCACTCCCCATGATGGTACTGATAGTGCTAGAACTGCTGCAGGTTTTCAGTTGGACAAGCAGGTGAGCCAAAATGTTGTTAGAAAGAGCAGCAGTGCTTCATCAAGTGCTAAAGAGTCAGAAGGTCTGTCTCTCTCCAGAGATGCATCATTCCATTCTCTTTCTAAAGAGAGGGATTTTGTGGAGTCAAAAGCACATTATCCTCCATCTGGTGGTAGGGGAAAGAGATATGTCTTTACAGTAAAAACTTCGGGATATAGATCATCAGGTCCAGCTCCAAGGGCCAGTCGCCCGGACGCCGGAGGATATATGAGGAGGCCCCGGCGTAATATACAACGAACTGAATTTCGAGTCCGCGAAAGTGCTGATAAGAAACAATCTTCTAGTTTGGTATTGACTGATCAGACTGGGTTGGATAATAAATCAAATATCAATGGGAAGGGAGCAGGCATTTCTGGAAGGGCAGGACCTAGGAGGGCTTTCCTAAATAAATCTGGAAAGCAGTCAGTAGAATCAGCTACTGAAAATCTACATGGAATGGATTCTGGAAGCCGATTTGAGAAGGTTGAtgggaaagattcaacaaaggcTCAGAGCTTCTCACATTCTGGACAGAGTAATCTCAAAAGGAACTTATGTTCTGAGGAAGATGTTGATGCTCCATTGCAAAGTGGAATTATACGGGTGTTTGAGCAACCTGGAATTGAAGCTCCTAGTGATGAGGATGACTTCATTGAAGTCAGGTCAAAGAGGCAAATGCTAAATGATAGGCGAGaacagagagagaaagaaatcAAGGCCAAGTCTCGGGTTGCAAAG GTACCAAGAAAATCTCGCTCCACCTCACAAAGTTCTATGGCAAATTCTAGCAAAGGACCCTTGCCTGTAGGAGAAGTGGCTAACAGTATTCCCAGTGATTTTGTCCCTGCTGAAGGGCGGGGAATGACAAATATTGATGTCTCATCTGGATTCAATTCAAGCATGCCATCCCAGTCATTAGCTCCTATAGGCACACCTCCTTTGAAAATTGATGCACAGCCTGATGTAAGGTCACAGTTAAACAG GTCACTGCAGACAAGTTTCCCAGTGGTTTCTGGTGGTGAAAAGGACCCTGGCCCTGGTGTGATTTTTGAGAGTAAGAACAAGGTTCTTGATAATGTCCAGACATCTTTGGGCTCTTGGGGCAATGCACAAATTAATCAGCAG GTCATGCCGCTTACACAGACTCAACTTGATGAGGCTATGAAACCTCAACAGTGTGATTCACAGACTCCTGTTAGCAATGTGACAGCTATTGTTAATGAATCCAGCTTGCCAACATCATCCATTTTGACAAAGGAGAAAACATTTTCATCTGCTGCCAGCCCCATTAATTCCTTGCTAGCTGGAGAAAAAATTCAATTTG GGGCAGTAACATCTCCAACTATTCTTCCTCCCAGCAGCCGTGCTGTGTCTCATGGCATTGGCCCTCCTCGTTCATCTAGATCAGACATGCAAATATCCCACAATCTTGCTGGATCTGATAATGATTGTAGTCTTTTCTTTAACAAAGAGAAACATGGTGATGAATCTCATGGCCATTTAGAAGATTGTGAAGCTGAAGCTGAAGCAGCTGCATCGGCTGTTGCTGTTGCTGCTATTAGTAGTGATGAGATTGTTGGAAATGGGTTAGGTACTTGTTCTGTCACAGTTACAGACGGTAAAGGTTTTGTAGCTGCAGATATTGATAGGGTAGCAGCAG TTGCTTTGGCAGGAGTAGGGGAGCAGCAATCTGCTAGTCAATCTAGATCTGACGAGCCTCTAAGTGTTTCTCTTCCAGCAGACTTATCTGTGGAGACTCCGCCCATTTCGTTGTGGCCACCCCTGCCTAGTTCACAAAATTCTTCTGGCCAAATGATCTCACATTTTCCTTCCATCCCTCCACATTTTCCTTCCGGCCCTCCTTCTCATTTTCCTTTCTATGAAATGAATCCTATGATGGGTGGTCCTGTGTTTGCGTTTGGGCCACATGATGAGTCTGCATCTACAACACAATCACAGACTCAAAAAACCACAACATCAGCAGCATCAAGGTCGATTGGGAGCTGGCAGCAGTGCCATTCTGGTGTTGAATCTTTTTACGGTCCTCCAACAGGATTTACTGGGCCATTTATAACTCCTCCTGGAGGCATCCCGGGAGTTCAGGGGCCCCCGCACATGGTTGTTTATAACCATTTTGCACCTGTTGGACAATTTGGTCAAGTTGGGTTGAGTTTCATGGGAACCACGTATATACCATCTGGAAAGCAGCCTGATTGGAAACACATTCCTACATCCTCTGCCATAGGACCTGGTGAAGGGGATATGAACAGTATGAATATGGCATCTTCACAGCGGAATCCTGCTAACATGCCATCGCCAATTCAACATCTTGCTCCTGGATCACCTCTTATGCCAATGGCTTCTCCTCTGGCTATGTTTGATGTTTCTCCTTTCCAG CCCTCTACTGACATGTCTGTCCAAGCTCGATGGCCTCATGTTCCTAATTCACCACTTTCATCTATTCCTTTGTCAATGCCGATGCAGCAACAAGAAGGGGTACAAACTACTCAATTTAATCATGGACCTTCTGTTGATCAGCCATTAAATATCCAAAGGTTTACCAATTCTAGGACTTCGACGCCTTCAGAAGGTGATAGGAGTTTTCCCAGAGCAGCTGATGTTAACCAATTGCCAGATGAACTTGGGTTAGTGGATGCATCAAACCCGACTGCTGCTAAGGCTGAACAGAATGTTGTCAACAAGACTCCCTCGCTGATCAACATTGCGGATGCCGGAGAGGTCAGTGCTCAGAATGGCAAAGGCACCAAAAGTAATAACCAGGGTGCGAGTTCTGCTTTTAAGAGTCAGCCCTCGCAACAAAATATTTCTACTTTGCACTATGACAATTCTTCAGGACATGGCCATTATCAAAGAGGTAGTGTTTCTCAGAGAAATAGTTCTGGGGGCGAATGGTCCCATCGTAGATACCAAGGAAGAAACCAATCTATGGGTACAACAGATAAGAGCTTCCCTTCATCAAAGGTGAAGCAAATTTATGTGGCTAAACAGACTATTGGCGGGGCATCGTCAACGTCATGA